The following are encoded in a window of Citrobacter freundii genomic DNA:
- the cycA gene encoding D-serine/D-alanine/glycine transporter yields the protein MVDQVKVVADEEASSEQSLRRNLTNRHIQLIAIGGAIGTGLFMGSGKTISLAGPSIIFVYMIIGFMLFFVMRAMGELLLSNLEYKSFSDFASDLLGPWAGYFTGWTYWFCWVVTGMADVVAITAYAQFWFPGLSDWVASLAVIILLLVLNLATVKMFGEMEFWFAMIKIVAIVGLIVVGLVMVLTHFQSPTGVQASFTHLWNDGGWFPKGLSGFFAGFQIAVFAFVGIELVGTTAAETKDPEKSLPRAINSIPIRIIMFYVFALIVIMSVTPWGSVVPTKSPFVELFVLVGLPAAASLINFVVLTSAASSANSGVFSTSRMLFGLAQEGVAPKAFAKLSKRAVPAKGLTFSCICLLGGVVMLYVNPSVIGAFTMITTVSAILFMFVWTIILCSYLVYRKQRPQLHEKSIYKMPWGKVMCWVCMAFFVFVLVLLTLEEDTRQALIVTPLWFIALGLGWLFIGKKRMAGVR from the coding sequence ATGGTAGATCAGGTAAAAGTCGTTGCCGACGAAGAGGCTTCGTCTGAACAGTCGCTGCGGCGCAATCTCACAAACCGTCATATTCAACTTATTGCCATTGGTGGCGCTATCGGTACCGGCCTGTTTATGGGCTCCGGGAAAACCATCAGCCTCGCCGGGCCGTCGATCATCTTTGTTTATATGATCATCGGTTTTATGCTGTTTTTCGTGATGCGCGCAATGGGAGAATTGCTGCTCTCGAATCTCGAATACAAATCTTTTAGTGATTTCGCCTCTGACCTGCTCGGGCCGTGGGCTGGGTATTTTACCGGCTGGACCTACTGGTTTTGCTGGGTCGTGACCGGGATGGCGGACGTCGTTGCCATTACCGCGTATGCGCAATTCTGGTTCCCTGGGCTATCCGACTGGGTGGCATCGCTGGCGGTAATCATTCTGCTGCTGGTCCTCAACCTCGCCACGGTGAAAATGTTTGGTGAGATGGAATTCTGGTTTGCGATGATCAAAATTGTCGCCATCGTCGGCCTGATCGTGGTTGGTCTGGTGATGGTACTGACGCACTTCCAGTCACCTACTGGTGTTCAGGCATCGTTCACCCACCTGTGGAATGACGGTGGCTGGTTCCCGAAAGGCCTGAGCGGCTTCTTTGCGGGCTTCCAGATTGCGGTGTTTGCGTTCGTGGGTATTGAATTGGTCGGGACGACAGCGGCGGAAACCAAAGATCCGGAGAAATCCCTGCCGCGTGCGATTAACTCGATTCCAATCCGTATCATCATGTTCTACGTGTTCGCGCTGATTGTGATTATGTCCGTCACCCCGTGGGGCTCGGTGGTTCCAACCAAGAGCCCGTTTGTCGAACTGTTCGTGCTGGTCGGCTTGCCGGCGGCGGCGAGCCTGATTAACTTTGTGGTTCTGACGTCTGCGGCGTCTTCTGCGAACAGCGGTGTGTTCTCGACTAGCCGTATGTTGTTCGGTCTGGCGCAGGAAGGCGTGGCACCGAAAGCGTTCGCCAAGCTGTCCAAACGTGCTGTTCCGGCGAAAGGCTTAACCTTCTCCTGTATCTGCCTGCTGGGCGGTGTGGTGATGCTGTACGTTAATCCGAGCGTGATCGGTGCGTTCACCATGATCACCACCGTATCGGCGATTCTGTTCATGTTTGTCTGGACCATCATTCTTTGCTCGTACCTGGTGTACCGCAAACAGCGTCCACAGCTGCATGAGAAGTCGATTTACAAAATGCCGTGGGGGAAGGTGATGTGCTGGGTGTGCATGGCGTTCTTCGTGTTCGTGCTGGTACTGCTGACGCTGGAAGAAGATACCCGTCAGGCGCTGATCGTCACGCCGCTGTGGTTCATTGCGCTGGGGCTGGGCTGGTTGTTTATCGGTAAGAAACGTATGGCAGGTGTACGTTAA
- the fklB gene encoding FKBP-type peptidyl-prolyl cis-trans isomerase: MATPTFDTIEAQASYGIGLQVGQQLSESGLEGLLPEALVAGIADALEGKHPAVPVDVVHRALREIHERADAVRRERFQSMAADGVKYLEENREKDGVNSTESGLQFRVLTQGEGAIPARTDRVRVHYTGKLIDGTVFDSSVARGEPAEFPVNGVIPGWIEALTLMPVGSKWELTIPQELAYGERGAGASIPPFSTLVFDVELLEIL; encoded by the coding sequence ATGGCCACCCCGACTTTTGACACTATCGAAGCGCAAGCAAGCTACGGCATTGGTTTGCAGGTAGGACAGCAGCTGAGCGAATCCGGTCTGGAAGGGCTGTTGCCTGAAGCGCTGGTTGCGGGTATTGCTGACGCGCTGGAAGGCAAACATCCAGCTGTGCCGGTTGACGTTGTTCACCGTGCGCTGCGTGAAATCCACGAACGTGCTGATGCGGTCCGTCGTGAGCGTTTCCAGTCTATGGCTGCTGATGGCGTCAAATATCTGGAAGAAAACCGTGAGAAAGACGGTGTAAACAGCACTGAATCCGGTCTGCAGTTCCGCGTTCTGACGCAGGGCGAAGGGGCTATTCCGGCACGTACCGACCGTGTACGCGTGCACTACACCGGTAAGCTGATCGACGGTACCGTGTTTGACAGCTCCGTTGCCCGTGGTGAACCGGCTGAATTCCCGGTTAACGGCGTTATCCCTGGCTGGATTGAAGCGCTGACCCTGATGCCGGTGGGTTCCAAATGGGAGCTGACTATCCCTCAGGAACTGGCCTACGGTGAGCGTGGCGCGGGTGCGTCCATTCCTCCGTTCAGCACGCTGGTATTCGACGTTGAGCTGCTTGAAATCCTGTAA
- a CDS encoding OapA family protein, which yields MPGRFELKPTLAKIWHAPDNFRIMDPLPPMHRRGIIAAAIVLVIGFLLPSNDTSDTPAVTRDAQLDLQSQSQPPTEAQLQAQLVAPQNDPGQMAPVAPEPIQEGDPDAQPQAQQSQPQTQPFQPDSGIDQQWRTYRVDSGKTLAQVFRDHNLPPTDVYAMAQVEGTGKPLSNLKDGQMIQIRQNANGVVTGLTIDTGNGQQVLFTRQPNGSFIRAR from the coding sequence ATGCCCGGGCGCTTTGAATTAAAACCAACCCTGGCGAAAATCTGGCATGCACCGGACAATTTTCGCATTATGGACCCGCTACCGCCTATGCATCGCCGCGGCATTATTGCTGCCGCTATCGTGCTGGTGATAGGTTTCCTGCTCCCTTCCAACGATACCAGCGATACTCCTGCGGTCACACGTGATGCCCAGTTGGATCTCCAGTCGCAATCTCAGCCACCCACTGAAGCTCAGCTGCAGGCGCAGCTGGTCGCCCCGCAAAACGATCCGGGTCAGATGGCACCGGTCGCACCGGAACCCATCCAGGAAGGCGATCCCGATGCGCAGCCGCAAGCCCAGCAGTCCCAGCCTCAGACGCAGCCTTTTCAGCCCGATAGCGGGATTGACCAACAATGGCGTACCTACCGTGTAGACTCCGGAAAAACGCTCGCCCAGGTGTTCCGTGACCATAATCTTCCACCGACCGATGTGTATGCCATGGCGCAGGTTGAAGGTACCGGAAAACCGCTGAGCAACCTGAAAGACGGTCAGATGATACAAATCAGGCAGAATGCCAATGGCGTGGTCACGGGGTTAACCATCGATACCGGCAACGGCCAGCAGGTGCTGTTTACCCGCCAGCCTAACGGCAGCTTTATTCGCGCACGTTAA
- a CDS encoding DMT family transporter — translation MDTTHQPLFARKNVVYLSAAFCCLLWGSAYPAIKSGYEIFQIATDDIPSKIVFAGYRFLFAGLLLLLLAMAQRKPIGRLSPRQFGQLTLLGLTQTSLQYIFFYIGLAFTTGVKGSIMNATGTFFSVLLAHFIYQNDKLSYNKALGCILGFAGVMVVNFNSGLMDFSFTLLGDGSVVLAAFILSAATLYGKRISQTVDPTVMTGYQLGMGGLALVIGGYAFGGTLTVHGSASVAILGYLTLLSSVAFALWSILLKYNRVGMIAPFNFLIPVSGAVLSSIFLGENILEWKYAVALVLVCSGIWWVNKVKR, via the coding sequence ATGGACACAACGCACCAACCTCTGTTCGCGCGTAAAAACGTGGTCTACCTGAGCGCGGCATTTTGCTGCCTGCTGTGGGGGAGCGCCTATCCGGCGATTAAAAGCGGATATGAGATTTTCCAGATTGCCACCGATGATATTCCGTCAAAGATTGTTTTTGCCGGATACCGATTTTTGTTTGCGGGGTTATTGCTGCTACTGCTGGCGATGGCGCAGCGCAAACCCATTGGCAGGTTAAGTCCGCGTCAATTTGGTCAGCTTACGCTGCTGGGGCTGACGCAAACCTCGCTGCAATACATCTTCTTCTATATTGGTCTGGCCTTCACCACGGGTGTGAAAGGCTCAATCATGAACGCCACCGGAACGTTCTTTAGTGTGCTGCTGGCCCACTTTATCTATCAGAACGACAAGCTGAGCTACAACAAAGCGTTGGGCTGCATTCTGGGCTTTGCTGGCGTGATGGTGGTGAATTTTAACAGTGGGCTGATGGATTTTAGCTTTACCCTGTTAGGAGACGGTTCAGTGGTATTGGCGGCCTTTATTCTCTCTGCCGCTACGCTGTACGGAAAACGTATTTCGCAGACGGTTGACCCGACGGTAATGACGGGGTATCAGCTGGGGATGGGCGGTCTGGCTCTGGTTATCGGTGGCTACGCTTTTGGCGGAACACTTACCGTCCACGGCTCTGCATCGGTGGCGATTCTGGGCTACCTGACGCTGCTCTCCTCAGTGGCGTTCGCACTGTGGAGTATTCTGCTCAAATACAACCGCGTGGGAATGATCGCGCCGTTTAACTTCCTGATCCCGGTCTCTGGTGCGGTGCTGTCGTCGATTTTTCTTGGTGAGAACATTCTCGAATGGAAATACGCAGTGGCGCTGGTGCTGGTCTGTTCGGGGATTTGGTGGGTGAATAAGGTGAAGCGGTAA
- the rplI gene encoding 50S ribosomal protein L9 gives MQVILLDKVANLGSLGDQVNVKAGYARNFLVPQGKAVPATKKNVEFFEARRAELEAKLADVLSAAEARAEKINALETVTIASKAGDEGKLFGSIGTRDIADAVTAAGVEVAKSEVRLPNGVLRTTGEHEVSFQVHSEVFAKLTVNVVAE, from the coding sequence ATGCAAGTTATTCTGCTTGATAAAGTAGCAAACCTGGGTAGCCTGGGTGATCAGGTTAACGTTAAAGCGGGCTACGCTCGTAACTTCCTGGTACCACAGGGTAAAGCTGTTCCTGCTACCAAGAAAAACGTTGAATTCTTCGAAGCACGTCGCGCTGAACTGGAAGCCAAACTGGCTGACGTTCTGTCTGCTGCTGAAGCTCGCGCTGAGAAAATCAATGCACTGGAAACCGTAACCATCGCGTCTAAAGCAGGCGACGAAGGTAAACTGTTCGGTTCCATCGGTACTCGCGACATCGCTGACGCTGTAACTGCAGCTGGCGTTGAAGTGGCTAAGAGCGAAGTTCGTCTGCCGAACGGCGTTCTGCGTACCACTGGCGAGCACGAAGTGAGCTTCCAGGTTCACAGCGAAGTGTTTGCTAAGCTGACTGTAAACGTAGTTGCAGAATAA
- the rpsR gene encoding 30S ribosomal protein S18, translating into MARYFRRRKFCRFTAEGVVEIDYKDIATLKNYITESGKIVPSRITGTRAKYQRQLARCIKRARYLSLLPYTDRHQ; encoded by the coding sequence ATGGCACGTTATTTCCGTCGTCGCAAGTTCTGCCGTTTCACCGCGGAAGGCGTTGTTGAGATTGATTACAAAGACATCGCAACGTTGAAAAACTACATTACCGAAAGCGGTAAAATTGTCCCGAGCCGTATCACCGGTACTCGTGCAAAATACCAGCGTCAGCTGGCTCGCTGCATCAAGCGCGCTCGCTACCTGTCCCTGCTGCCGTATACCGATCGTCATCAGTAA
- the priB gene encoding primosomal replication protein N — protein MTNRLVLSGTVCRTPLRKVSPSGIPHCQFVLEHRSVQEEAGFHRQAWCQMPVIISGHENQAITHSITVGSAVTVQGFISCHKAKNGLSKMVLHAEQIELIDSGD, from the coding sequence ATGACCAACCGTTTGGTGTTATCTGGCACAGTGTGCAGGACGCCGCTTCGCAAGGTCAGCCCATCAGGAATTCCTCATTGCCAGTTCGTGCTTGAGCATCGTTCTGTGCAGGAGGAAGCCGGTTTCCACCGGCAGGCGTGGTGCCAAATGCCCGTTATTATTAGCGGACACGAAAACCAGGCCATTACTCACAGTATAACGGTCGGTAGCGCAGTAACTGTTCAGGGGTTCATTTCTTGCCACAAGGCAAAGAACGGCCTGAGCAAAATGGTTCTGCATGCCGAGCAGATTGAATTGATAGATTCTGGAGACTAG
- the rpsF gene encoding 30S ribosomal protein S6 — translation MRHYEIVFMVHPDQSEQVPGMIERYTGAITAAEGTIHRLEDWGRRQLAYPINKLHKAHYVLLNVEAPQEVIDELETNFRFNDAVIRSMVMRTKHAVTEASPMVKAKDERRERRDDFANETADDAEAGDSEE, via the coding sequence ATGCGTCATTACGAAATCGTTTTTATGGTCCATCCTGACCAGAGCGAACAGGTTCCGGGTATGATCGAACGCTACACTGGTGCAATCACTGCAGCAGAAGGCACGATCCACCGTCTGGAAGACTGGGGCCGCCGTCAGCTGGCTTACCCGATCAACAAACTGCACAAAGCTCACTACGTTCTGCTGAACGTTGAAGCGCCGCAGGAAGTTATCGATGAGCTGGAAACAAACTTCCGCTTCAACGATGCCGTTATCCGTAGCATGGTAATGCGTACTAAGCACGCTGTTACCGAAGCATCTCCGATGGTTAAAGCGAAAGACGAGCGTCGTGAACGTCGCGATGATTTCGCTAACGAAACCGCAGATGATGCTGAAGCTGGGGATTCTGAAGAGTAA
- a CDS encoding TSUP family transporter, which translates to MDTSFMDFSYFVIMFMVALVAGFINVVSGGGGFLSIGALLISGLPPANALATNKIQALGSSLTSGIYFLRRGQINVQEHKYVFLSAFIGSALGTTLIQFIEPDLLKKLLPVLIITVAIYFIFAPNLSEPKRKQQVSLFLFSLIGGGCVGFYDGFLGAGAGSLYTLCYITLWGYGIDKAQIHSNFINLASNIASILFFIFGGKMIWSLGLVMFVGQSLGARLGASVVLTRGKKVIRPMIVIVSICISVKMLVDMY; encoded by the coding sequence ATGGATACTTCATTCATGGATTTCAGCTACTTCGTGATTATGTTTATGGTTGCGCTGGTGGCGGGTTTTATTAATGTGGTTTCAGGGGGCGGTGGGTTTCTTTCAATTGGCGCATTGTTGATCTCCGGTTTACCGCCGGCCAATGCGCTGGCGACCAATAAAATTCAGGCCTTGGGTAGTTCACTCACCTCTGGGATTTACTTTTTGCGCCGGGGGCAGATCAACGTGCAGGAACACAAGTATGTGTTCTTATCTGCCTTTATCGGTTCCGCGCTGGGTACCACACTGATTCAGTTCATTGAGCCGGACCTGCTAAAAAAGCTGCTGCCGGTGCTGATAATTACCGTCGCCATCTACTTTATTTTTGCCCCTAACCTGAGCGAACCAAAAAGAAAGCAGCAGGTATCGCTGTTTCTCTTTTCACTTATCGGCGGTGGGTGCGTAGGTTTTTATGACGGTTTTCTCGGCGCAGGGGCCGGTTCCTTGTATACGCTCTGCTATATCACGTTATGGGGATACGGCATCGATAAGGCGCAAATTCACTCCAACTTTATTAACCTGGCGTCGAACATCGCCTCGATTCTGTTCTTCATTTTCGGCGGTAAAATGATCTGGTCGCTGGGACTGGTGATGTTCGTTGGGCAATCTCTCGGTGCGCGTCTTGGAGCCTCGGTGGTGCTGACGCGTGGGAAGAAAGTCATCCGACCGATGATTGTGATTGTCTCGATTTGCATCAGTGTCAAAATGCTGGTGGATATGTATTAA
- the yjfY gene encoding DUF1471 family protein YjfY gives MRTRVLTLLAVLLLSANAMAAIEITHRQARNMDDVQSLGVIYINHNFATESEANQALNEETDAQGATYYHVILTREPGSNGNMHTSADIYR, from the coding sequence ATGCGAACCCGTGTGTTGACCCTTTTGGCCGTGCTATTGCTTAGTGCAAATGCAATGGCAGCCATTGAAATTACCCACCGTCAGGCCAGGAATATGGATGATGTGCAGAGCTTAGGCGTGATTTACATAAACCATAACTTCGCCACTGAAAGTGAAGCAAATCAGGCCCTGAATGAAGAAACAGATGCGCAAGGCGCCACCTACTACCACGTGATCCTCACCAGGGAACCCGGAAGTAACGGAAATATGCACACCAGCGCGGATATTTATCGCTAG
- a CDS encoding IS4 family transposase, whose product MPLLNDLLDFSDHPLMPPPSAQLFAEHLPVEWIQHCLTLSAHATVRRRRLPGDMVIWMVVAMAFFRNEPITDVVRRLNLSADGEAGMNLLARSAVTQARQRVGAAPVKWLFRQTAQTWGAERYLKDGWHGLQLFAIDGAQFRTPDEPELREHYGSANTSTERQSAYPVMRLVALMNLSSHILLDAATAPYRRSETLLAHSMLTTIPDNSITLFDKLFYSADLLLTLNRQGSNRHWLLPARKDMAAETETSYDAGDRLLKLKVSQQARKKNPSLPEYWYARAVTYGVNGVEKTVLTSLPADCYKAKEVAELYHSRWEIEVGFRNLKSSLLNNALVLRSRKVELLEQEVWGMLLAYNLIRREATKAAEKHKKAASEISFKFAFQFIATEMIVLGNTASPGTIPKRLEHLRGNLEALFITKRPRPARPRAVKISKTRYPVKRSAAPLK is encoded by the coding sequence ATGCCACTTCTCAATGACCTGCTCGATTTCAGCGACCATCCGCTGATGCCGCCCCCTTCTGCACAACTTTTTGCTGAGCACCTTCCCGTCGAATGGATACAACACTGCCTGACGCTTTCTGCACATGCGACTGTTCGCCGCCGTCGTTTACCGGGTGACATGGTTATCTGGATGGTGGTGGCTATGGCCTTCTTCCGCAATGAGCCGATTACCGATGTGGTTCGTCGTCTGAACCTGAGCGCTGATGGCGAAGCAGGGATGAACCTGCTGGCTCGCAGCGCTGTTACCCAGGCGCGTCAGCGTGTGGGTGCCGCCCCTGTGAAATGGCTCTTCCGCCAGACCGCACAGACATGGGGCGCAGAACGTTACCTGAAGGATGGCTGGCATGGCCTGCAACTTTTCGCCATCGATGGCGCGCAGTTCAGGACACCTGATGAACCTGAGCTGCGTGAACATTATGGTTCTGCCAATACATCCACTGAGCGGCAGAGCGCATATCCGGTTATGCGTCTGGTGGCGTTAATGAACCTGAGCAGTCACATTCTGCTGGATGCCGCGACCGCGCCTTACCGGCGGAGCGAAACACTGCTGGCCCACTCAATGCTCACTACCATCCCGGATAACTCCATTACGCTGTTTGACAAGTTGTTCTACAGCGCAGACCTGCTGCTGACGCTGAACCGGCAGGGGAGTAACCGTCACTGGCTGTTGCCCGCCCGTAAGGATATGGCGGCAGAAACGGAAACCAGTTATGACGCAGGAGACAGACTGCTGAAGCTGAAAGTGTCGCAACAGGCACGGAAAAAGAATCCTTCACTGCCGGAGTACTGGTATGCCCGTGCGGTGACTTATGGGGTGAACGGTGTGGAGAAAACGGTGCTGACATCGCTTCCGGCGGACTGCTATAAAGCGAAGGAGGTAGCGGAGCTTTACCACTCGCGATGGGAAATCGAAGTCGGGTTCAGAAACCTGAAAAGCAGCCTGCTGAACAATGCCCTGGTACTGAGAAGCCGTAAGGTTGAGCTACTGGAACAGGAAGTCTGGGGCATGTTGCTGGCCTATAATCTGATACGGCGTGAGGCAACAAAAGCAGCGGAGAAACACAAAAAAGCGGCGTCAGAAATCAGCTTTAAGTTCGCGTTCCAGTTTATCGCGACGGAAATGATAGTGCTGGGAAATACAGCGTCGCCAGGGACCATCCCGAAAAGGCTGGAACATCTGCGTGGGAATTTGGAAGCGTTGTTCATAACAAAACGCCCCCGACCAGCAAGGCCGAGGGCGGTTAAGATATCAAAAACCCGTTATCCGGTGAAACGCAGTGCAGCTCCGCTTAAGTGA
- a CDS encoding L-ribulose-5-phosphate 4-epimerase, with translation MQKLKQQVFEANMDLPRYGLVTFTWGNVSAIDRERGQVVIKPSGVAYTHMTVDDMVVVDMSGKVVEGGYRPSSDTATHLALYQRYPSLGGVVHTHSTHATAWAQAGQAIPALGTTHADYFFGDIPCTRALTEEEVQGEYELNTGKVIIETLADVEPLHTPGIVVYQHGPFAWGKDAEDAVHNAVVMEEVAKMAWIARGINPGLNPIDDYLMNKHFMRKHGPNAYYGQK, from the coding sequence ATGCAAAAACTCAAACAGCAGGTGTTCGAAGCCAATATGGATCTACCGCGCTATGGCCTCGTGACCTTTACTTGGGGCAACGTCAGCGCTATCGACCGTGAACGCGGGCAGGTGGTAATCAAGCCCAGCGGTGTCGCCTATACGCATATGACAGTAGACGATATGGTGGTGGTGGATATGTCAGGGAAAGTGGTGGAGGGTGGCTATCGCCCTTCCTCTGATACCGCGACTCATCTGGCGCTGTATCAGCGTTATCCATCGCTTGGCGGCGTAGTGCATACCCACTCTACCCACGCCACAGCATGGGCGCAGGCGGGGCAGGCGATCCCGGCGCTGGGAACCACCCATGCGGATTACTTTTTTGGCGATATTCCCTGCACCAGGGCATTAACGGAAGAAGAAGTGCAGGGCGAATATGAGCTGAACACAGGAAAGGTGATCATAGAAACGCTAGCCGACGTTGAGCCGTTACATACGCCGGGCATTGTGGTCTATCAGCATGGCCCGTTTGCCTGGGGTAAAGATGCCGAGGATGCGGTGCATAATGCGGTGGTGATGGAGGAGGTGGCAAAGATGGCGTGGATTGCGCGCGGCATTAACCCCGGGCTTAATCCCATCGATGATTACCTGATGAATAAACACTTCATGCGTAAGCACGGTCCGAACGCCTATTACGGGCAGAAGTAA
- the ulaE gene encoding L-ribulose-5-phosphate 3-epimerase UlaE, which produces MLSKQIPLGIYEKALPAGECWMERLQLAKTLGFDFVEMSVDETDARLARLDWSREQRLTLVNAVAETGVRVPSMCLSAHRRFPLGSEDDVVRAQGLEIMRKAIQFAQDVGIRVIQLAGYDVYYQEANNETRRRFRDGLKESVEMASRAQVTLAMEIMDYPLMNSISKALGYAHYLNNPWFQLYPDIGNLSAWDNDVQMELQAGIGHIVAVHVKDTKPGVFKNVPFGEGVVDFERCFETLKQSGYCGPYLIEMWSETTDDPAAEVAKARDWVKARMASAGLVEAA; this is translated from the coding sequence ATGCTGTCGAAACAAATTCCGCTCGGCATCTACGAGAAAGCACTCCCCGCCGGAGAGTGCTGGATGGAGCGGCTACAGCTTGCGAAAACGCTGGGTTTTGACTTCGTTGAGATGTCAGTAGATGAAACCGACGCTCGCCTGGCGCGTCTCGACTGGAGCCGTGAGCAGCGTCTGACGTTGGTTAACGCCGTTGCCGAAACCGGCGTGCGGGTACCGTCGATGTGCCTGAGCGCCCATCGTCGCTTCCCGCTCGGCAGTGAAGATGACGTGGTACGTGCGCAGGGGCTGGAGATCATGCGTAAAGCGATCCAGTTCGCCCAGGACGTCGGTATTCGAGTCATCCAATTGGCGGGCTATGACGTTTACTATCAAGAAGCCAACAACGAGACGCGTCGGCGTTTTCGCGACGGGCTGAAAGAGAGCGTCGAGATGGCGAGCCGCGCACAGGTGACGCTGGCGATGGAGATCATGGATTACCCGCTGATGAACTCGATCAGCAAGGCGCTAGGCTACGCGCACTACCTGAATAACCCGTGGTTCCAGCTCTACCCAGACATCGGCAACCTGTCGGCGTGGGATAACGACGTACAGATGGAGCTACAGGCCGGAATCGGACACATCGTCGCCGTACACGTGAAAGACACTAAACCCGGCGTATTCAAGAACGTACCGTTTGGCGAGGGCGTTGTCGATTTCGAGCGTTGTTTTGAGACGCTCAAGCAGAGTGGCTATTGCGGACCCTATCTGATTGAGATGTGGAGTGAAACCACTGACGACCCGGCGGCGGAAGTGGCGAAAGCGCGTGACTGGGTGAAGGCCCGAATGGCAAGCGCAGGTCTGGTGGAGGCGGCGTAA
- the ulaD gene encoding 3-keto-L-gulonate-6-phosphate decarboxylase UlaD, with amino-acid sequence MSLPMLQVALDNQSMSSAYETTRLIADEVDIIEVGTILCVAEGVRAVRDLKALYPHKIVLADAKIADAGKILSRMCFEANADWVTVICCADINTTKGALDVAKEFNGDVQIELTGYWTWEQAQEWREAGIQQVVYHRSRDAQAAGVAWGDADISAIKRLSDMGFKVTVTGGLALEDLPLFKGIPIHVFIAGRSIRDAASPVEAARQFKRSIAQLWG; translated from the coding sequence ATGTCATTACCTATGTTGCAGGTTGCGCTGGATAACCAATCCATGTCTTCCGCGTATGAAACGACACGCCTGATTGCCGATGAAGTAGACATTATTGAAGTGGGTACCATTCTTTGTGTTGCCGAAGGCGTGCGTGCGGTTCGCGACCTGAAAGCGCTGTATCCGCATAAAATCGTGCTGGCAGACGCCAAAATCGCCGACGCGGGAAAAATTCTCTCCCGCATGTGTTTTGAAGCCAACGCGGATTGGGTGACAGTTATCTGCTGTGCAGATATCAATACCACCAAAGGTGCGCTGGACGTGGCGAAAGAGTTCAATGGCGACGTGCAGATTGAACTGACCGGCTACTGGACCTGGGAGCAAGCGCAGGAGTGGCGTGAAGCGGGCATTCAACAGGTGGTGTATCACCGCAGTCGCGATGCGCAGGCTGCAGGTGTGGCGTGGGGTGACGCGGATATCAGTGCGATCAAACGTCTGTCTGATATGGGCTTTAAGGTCACGGTGACTGGTGGCCTGGCGCTGGAAGATCTGCCGCTGTTCAAAGGCATTCCGATTCACGTCTTTATCGCGGGTCGCAGCATTCGCGATGCCGCTTCCCCGGTTGAAGCCGCGCGTCAGTTTAAACGCTCTATTGCCCAGCTGTGGGGCTAA
- the ulaC gene encoding PTS ascorbate transporter subunit IIA translates to MKLRDSLADNNAILLQAEASTWQEAVKLGVDLLVKADVVEPRYYQAILDGVAQHGPYFVIAPGLAMPHGRPEEGVKKTGFALVTLKTPLVFNHEDNDPVDILITMAAVDANTHQEVGIMQIVNLFDDEANFDRLRACRTAQEVLDLIDNATAAAV, encoded by the coding sequence ATGAAATTACGAGATTCATTGGCGGACAATAACGCGATCCTATTACAGGCCGAGGCCAGCACCTGGCAGGAGGCGGTCAAGCTGGGCGTTGATCTGCTGGTTAAGGCTGATGTGGTTGAGCCGCGCTACTACCAGGCCATTCTGGATGGCGTTGCCCAACATGGTCCCTATTTTGTTATAGCGCCGGGTCTGGCGATGCCGCACGGGCGCCCAGAAGAAGGTGTGAAGAAAACCGGTTTTGCGCTGGTGACCCTGAAAACGCCGCTGGTCTTCAACCATGAAGATAACGACCCTGTCGATATCCTGATAACGATGGCGGCTGTTGACGCCAACACCCATCAAGAAGTGGGCATCATGCAGATCGTTAACCTGTTTGACGATGAAGCTAACTTTGACCGTTTACGTGCCTGCCGCACCGCGCAGGAAGTGCTGGATTTAATTGATAACGCCACCGCGGCGGCTGTTTAA